The Solanum dulcamara chromosome 6, daSolDulc1.2, whole genome shotgun sequence genome contains the following window.
aagaattaccatactTACACTTTTATTTTAGGTATAGTAgccttatttaatattttatcataatatataagAGTAACTATATATTTTTCCCTTGTTAGTCCTAACTCCTAAAGGCTAAACCCATAAAGCTAGAAAAACTTATTTACTTttctataattatatattttgcctaAAAGAATAGAAAGCAACTCACCAAACTCAAAAAACATTAAAGTTTAAAAGAGGTAAATGCATCAAGAAGCCCCTGGCTCACGgcttttaaaatagtaaaaataagtCATCTTTTTTGTAAGGTGCATTCATAAAAAAGGTACCATAGAAATTAGAGGTTAACCAATACACCGCCCGATAACCGTCCGATAATTGTTAATCCGTTACCAAACCAACCGGTATCTTATAGATTGACTAGCGGattagaaaatttaaaaatcaatatcCGATAGACCAAACCGTTAAGTCAAATTATCCGCCCAATTCGTCGGATAAACACCCCTAATTTTGTGGACGTAACCTTTTTAATTGGCTAATGAAAATTTGAGAATTGTTTGTTTCATTTAGTCctattgaaagaagaaaaaaaagataaagaaatttGATAATATGTGGTTAAAAGATGCAGTGTAAAAGTTATAACTTTACTTATTAATTCGCAGTAATTTTAGCTCAAActtttatgtttatatttttttttaaaatcacgaattatatataaataatttaggaagAATTCAGTAGGATACTTTTTCTAAAACTGGAAATTGTAGCTCATAAATCCACTTCAACCCCCACGTTCATTCATTTTTAAAGCTAATCATTTACCAATTTTGCAAAACGTTAAGGTTGATGATACTTGGGCAAATTAAATATGATTCAACATTGAACAATTTAATTGGGAGGCAAGACATGTCGATCAAAATAGTTAATTAAACTGTTCTACATATTCACTTTGTATGTAAGTGAATATATATTTGCTTACTCTCTAGATTTAATTTGTGCACCACATGATCCATAAACCTTCAGTAAAAATAGGCATATTTTTTTCActgttcatttttctttttatttcttagaAGTATCATTATCTCTATTTTCTTTCCCTAAAATCTCCCTGTTAGAACTCAATTAAAATCGTGAATCTCTCAAAAGAGGTCACTCTAATCAcacaatatatttatttttttttatattgaatgtgtcttatttttttagaaaagaaatCTAGGGTTTGGGGATTTTGTAATTTAAGTTTGAGTCGCGATTTCTTCAGTGTTGTTGCAAAAATTTCAAATGATTTTGCTGATTTGAGACATAATTAATAGTCCTTGTTTTTGAATGAGGGTATAATTGAGTTTGTGGCTTGCTTAACGCATGTTTGATATGTATACACATAAAATATACACTTATTGTTTGTTAAAtgcaattattattttgaaatcacATCCAAACGGACATTCTAAGGAGAGATTAGCTAGATACTCAACATATGTCATAAACAACGATCTTTTCTTTTAATCCATCACAAATATAATCACACTTTCTATTATACATCTCCTCAACATTttcattagaaaaaaattaacataGTTAACAAGCATAAATAGATACATATATTGCCAAATTTTGCTTTGTTTTATCATTGTGAGGATAATAAGGAGAATTACTTTTAAGGAGTAACTTGAAGAATTACTTTTCCAAGATTGGAGCTAGAAAATAGAGATGTTAAACTCTCCAAAAAGCTCTCAATACCATTATATATTTTGTGCTTGGACTTTATTTTTCCCTCCTTCAAGTGAACTTCCATCTCTTTTACAAATTCCTCAAAGTGATTATAATAAGAACCCACCATAAACCCTTTCATCATAACTTCTTTACCCACCATGTTCAATAAATTCCTAATTCCTTCTCTTTCTGTCCATACCTACAAACTCCATATATATGGTCAGTATTGTGCGTTTCAGTAATTTCTAAATTTCGAAtactaaataattataatagaacaaaaaaaaataccttATTGTACTCGGATATCATTCCACAAAGTGCAATACGAGCTCCATGGTTGACGTGATTAAGGACAGCCTCAAGCATTTTACCACCAACATTGTCAAAATACACATCAATTCCATCCGGGAAATatctataataaataatattaatttaagttataaaagtaataatctctaaaaaaaaaaaaaaggtttagtaccaaaatatacTTTACAAGacaagggaaaaagaaagaagcaaAATAATTTACTTGGTTAAtgcaacatcataatctttctcTATACGGTAATTAAAAGCTTCATCGTATCCACATTCTTCTTTCAACAGCTTCACCTACAAAAAGAAATCAACGAATATACATTAATTTGAatagaaatatttatttttaatatattagatAAATAAAGATGAATGAAGAAATGATACCTTATCATCAGAGCCTACGCTTCCAACAACGCGACAGCCTTTAACTTTGGCTAGTTGTCCAGCTATGATTCCAACTCCTCCCGCTGCTGCCGATATGTAAACATTTGATCCCGCTTTAGCATTTCCTATCTTTTCTATGCCCACCCACGCTGTTATTCCAGGCATTCCTATGTAACGTACACGGAAGCAGAGTCAGAATGTGAAGTACTTTAATTATGAAGTTTGAAATTCTAAAATTATAAAGTTActgaattttaaattaataatttgcaTATATTTAATGAGTTTCTTAACAAATACAAGGTTCGGGCAAAAATTAATGCCCAGAGATAAGACTGGgtaatttatttttagaaaaaaaagattTCCCATTatctattcaacatatagaagaacTTCACAATCTTAAAGTAGCAATTTCTTCAccggaaaaaaaaaaacaccctTTGATGATCTCAACAAAGAAAAGTAGTTTAAACGAAAAATTCAAAGTATGTGTGAGTTGAGGTATATACCTAAGCAACTAAGATGATCAGGCAAGCTAGCAACCCCATTAACCTTCTGAAGCAAATTAGAAGGCATAACACCAAATTCAGCAACAGGGCAAAAAGGGCTAAGTACTATTTCTCCCTCTGAAAATTTGGCGTCCTTAGATCGGATCACCTTGCCTATTCCTAATGCTCTTATCACCTGCAATTTTTCattgcattaattattaatatatcatcatatatactaGAGCTATTTTAGTATATGttcaaaaagaattaattaatgTTGTTGAATTATTGAATTGAAAGCTATGAGATTACCTACAATGGTGAAAGCCATAAAACCTCCATAGAAGGAGAATGAAGAAACTGAGAGAGAACCTTCTCTGAATTTTTGTATTAGAAGAAAAAGATTGATTGTACAAGATGTGTAATCTATCTATTTATAGACTAAGTAAATCTAACTAACAATCAGGAAGATACATGCGAGCACATGTGATTACAGCTCATTCCTAACTAACTCTGACGACTCTAACTACTCTAAATAACAGTTGACGTGTACATATTCTTTAACTAACTGAATTTAGCTAACTAATCAATAGATATATATCTCAAAAAAGTCATGAGTTTATATATTTAGTAACTCTTTAAAAATTCagacatacatatatacattgCATAAATTGAAACGAAGGGAGTAGTAAACCTGGCCGAGTGGAATTTGAGGAAGAGAGAGCCCATCATGGAGGCCACTCAATTGAGTACGCATGTATGGATCAATAGAGACATAGAGGATTTTGAATGCCACATGATCATCAGGGATGGAATCTGATAAAGTCACAATGCGGAGCTTAAGATGATCAGAATTGGGAACACCAGTTGGTGCATAACTCGCAACGTACCACTCTCTGCTCTCCACTTCCGCCGTAGCCATTTGTAAGTGATATTCCGAAATgtgtataaatatttattggAGGGCGATGAGACTAGCTGATCAGGTAGGTGTAACTAATGGTAGTGGAATGGTAGCTGATCAGGTAGGTGTAACTAATGTAACAAATAAAAGGACGTGATATTACGTGGTGGAGAAAAATTCTTAAGATTAATAGACTTTTGGCCCATGAATGCATGTGCGATTTTAACTCTTATGtattagagaaaataatttatgtattGTTGGGTGTTTGccaagtgttttttttttatcataattgattattttttttcttaaaaagaaatCACAAAGTTTTCTTTTCTATATTAGGAAATTGTTCATCATTCCTAATATCCACATTTGTGAgtgtgaacctctttttattctAAGTGAATTTTGTAAGGTTATTTCTCTATATATTTTGGATTCTCATTTATATAATGGATTGTTCATTTTCACTTGTGGATTAGGTTGATTGACCAAAGAACCACGTTAAATTATGGTgtctcttttatatatttttcgtTTGTCTTCTTACTTAGCGTCACCAAAATTTGTTTGCTAGCTTCCACATGATACCTGATTATTTTAGCCCATGTATtggttttgatatatatatgccctaccaaatgaccccttcTTGTACGTCTTATTAGCTTAATAAATTTGGTGCTTGACCCATTGCCGTTGAGATGTAATCCCCTTATTACGTTCACTCTCTCTAAGTAATTGTGTGACTAATTAAGCAGTACTTAGTATTTGAGGATTTCTATATATATAGTGATTGGTGGTAACTTATTATGAGCAATTTCTTGACGCAAGATCATAAATTGTGTTCggtccaaaataaaaaataaaaaaagaaacataACGTAACGTAACAAAATTTGCTTCAAACTCTAATAGAACCGTTACAGCCTCCATTTATTTTACAGAAGTGGCTTGTTCTATTGGAAGTTCCCAATGGTTAGTGTTGAGATGGTCCAACTGATAGGAGTCTTGACGACTGTCAAAAACCTACTAAAAGAGTTAAGTTATAGTAGGATTCACTGTTGAATAAGTTAGAGTCAGATTATGACTAGGTTGCTGGTATAAACGTGTAGTAGTTAATTTGTAATTAATCTCATTGTATTTATGTTGTAGTATAACTCTAAGTTTAGTTAGCCTAGGATTCTACAACTCACTCCTACATAAAtgagacttgtactcatttattATTATCAATACAATCCTTGATTTCTCTCATTCTTTTGCTGAGAATTCTACATGGTACCAGAGCATTAAAGCTCTTCCGCTATTTAAAGTATTGAATCTAAACCAAAATTCCACATCCAAATTGTAATGGCTCCATCCACCAATACACTATCCACCTCCTCCCTTCATCACCTCATTGCCTCCAGTTCCACCAAACCTAAGCCAACAAATTATCTCATATGGAGGACAAAAATGATGCAGTTGATTTAGGTGATGAGACTAAACTATTTTATCACACGACTGAACCAACTCAGAGTACCTGTTCTATTGGAAAGACTGCGAAAAAAACTGTAGCGGTTGAAAAAGGATGTAGAAGACAGTGATAGCATTGATGACTGGGAGGAGAAAGATGTGTTGCTAAGGAATTAGATCTCAGGTACCTTGACAGAAGAAAACATGCACCTGATTGTGGGTTGCTCAACTGCCAAGGAGATGTGGGAATGCTTGGAAGAAGCATATCTTCAAGCAACAAAAGATTAaggagtttcagctcaaacaACAACTGCAAAGTGTTAAGCTAGGCACTAAAAAGATTGATGAATACATTAAGGAATTCAAGGGTATATGTGATGGTCTTGCAGCCATTCACAAACCTGTGGATGAAGATAGCAAAGTAATTAACTTTGCTAGAGGTTTAGGTCTCAAGTACAAGACCTTCAGGACTGTTATGCTAGGTAAGGAACCATATCCCACTCTTAATCAATTTATTAATGCTCTAAGGGGTTTTGATATGAGGGAGGATGAAGAAGAAGTGCCACCACAGAATCATAACATGACATTCTCTGCCCAAAGGGGAAGGGGAAGAGGAAACTACTCCAGGGGAAGAGGAAACAACAACTTCAACTCCAGAGAAAGAGGCTTCAAGCCTGCTGGACAAGGAACAGGTTCTCCGAGCCACCAAAATGGAATAGGTTCTTCGAATAAGGAAAGGAATAACACTGATTCTTGTCAAATTTGTGGTAGGATTAATCATACTGCTCTTAAGTGTTTTTATAGGTGGGACTACTCGTACCAATCTGCTGATGAACTACCACAAGCATTGGTTAGTGTCAATTTACAGAATACATCTGCTACTGATGATACCTTGTATGTGAACTCAGGAGCCAATAGTCATATGACAAATAACTCAGGACAAGAAGACAAGGACATTACTGGCCAAGGGATCTAAGAGAAGTGGACTATATGCTTTGGAAGACAACAACCTTCATGCATTGACTGCTACACATGATTGGAACATGTCAGACAACATGTGGCATACTAGATTAGGACACCCTAGtttgaagtctttaaaaattTTGAGTAGCAATAGTTGCATAAATGTTAGTAATTGGAATAAAATTCATGTTGTCTGTTCCAGTTATCAGTTGGACCATGTCGTTCAACCTGTTCCTTAGATGCATCTTCAACAGTTAGccctcaaaaatattttatttaaaagccTTAAGCAAATGGTACTTGCGTGTTGCTATCAAATACTCTTCTCTtgcattttttctttatatggACATCGTGATTATGTCTCGACTTTTCATTTGGAGTTTCAAGTTTCTTTCTAGGTGTTATTCAGTAGAAACGGTATTTGAGTAATTtaactttttaatttatgatttttaaattttaatatatataataattagtTTATATATGAATATGTGCGTTGCAAGTGTGCTAAATAATACAATTTTTTATAACAATGTAAACAATTTTAGAATAAGCAATGACTACTTACCAGAAATTTGAGGAAAAAATGCAATCTAAAGTAATGAAAGGTGAGTCTGTTCAATGAAATATTTATTGCTATTACGAAGCACAATCTTATTATCAGCGCGGATCCACCTTTGACATATGGAATTTTCCTGAATTCAGTATGTTcaaataaaagcataaatttaTGAGTAAGAATTCAATAAAAATTAtagtaataaatagtatatatataaaccCAAAACTTTAATATCATAATGGTTAAATGCTATGAATCTTAAAGGTTAAACTCATAGAGATCCGGCCTATTTAGATTTGACTTTTAATTATCACATTAACCTCCCTTGTGATTTGTGATGTTATGCTTATCtaccttatttatttatttttgtttgttggATGCCTCCATAGAACCAAGATCATCAGTGAAGTCTTCATCATGCGTGTAGTAAATTACTGCAAATTGAGCATCATTATCCTGTTAGATTAATTATAAGTCGTTAAAGGAGGGGTTTCAATGGTGACATTGCATGTCATTTTTGCAGTTATTCCCATCATTAAGGTCACTAGAAAGTGATAAGAAGATGAATTGAAATTGAGTTTTTCATGATGAGGAAGGGGGTTTCTATTAGAGGAAAGGCTGAACACAAGAAAGATATCTAAAAATGACATGAAGGTTCACATAACACCTCAACTATCTTCATTCATTTTCTGAGGAAAGGCTGAACACAAGAAAGATATCTAAAAATGACATGAAGGTTCACATAACACCTCAACTATCTTCATTCATTTTCTTCTCAATGATTGAGATGTTATTTGATTAAGACTAATTATTTTCAACTAAAGATCTaaacattaaaattaattattttcaacgTTTGAATgtgtataatttatttattttaaaatataataaatatataattcaaataaaaagtaattaaatattttaaataaatatttacgtTTTCTAATAATGGTGGAGATGGTTTGTAGTTATATTTTTAGTCACCAGTAATGATGGTGGTGGTGATAGTTGTAGATGGTTGAggttagggctgtacagggcaaaccgataaaccgcaccaaatcgataaaccgaaccaaaccggaaaaaaactcgactagtggtttggtttgacttggtttggtgtttggaaaaaaaatccgaccattatagggttgatttggttttaactaaaaaaagtcaaatcgaacccaaaccgacccgattatagatatactacttttaaattatgttatacataaaaatatttattaaaatataatttataaatattttaaaaaaaaattcataatttttgttttctttcttacatttagatttggatttgagaagctcatctaaataatatacaaaaaaagctcatcttataaagttaaaacttcaaacagtgttctgcctccatcttatatgttgatattttgtactagaactctttttaagaagcactgctctgtgctttttattagatactatgaaaacctcgaaaaacccgagaaaatccgaaaaaaccgaaaaaacccgaaaaaccccaaaaaaattgatatcgaaaaacccgacttttattggtttggtttggtttatagatttaataacccgacacaaatgatttgatttggtttgtaaaaaatccaaaccaacccggtccatgtacacccctagttgAGGTGGTTGATGTTATTGTGTCTGGCGAGATGATGGTTAGATGTACTATCAAATGGGTGGGTTGGGTTGAATTTGAACGGGTcaaattgagttgagttaataAATTAGCTGGTTATTGACTTGTTCAAAGCTACTTAGACCAAAATGGGCTAATATGTGGATCATAATTCAATCTCCTCAATTTTTACTAAGTTTTCattgttttatttgttcttttataaatttttagtaactaataaaatatttttttttattatgactatatataatatatcaaataataataaaaaattaaaaatagtatGACAACATTTATCATGAGCCAATTGAGCTACATACCAACCCAACTTTTAATGGATTGAGCTAATGAATGGCGAGTTAGTAATTTGCAACGAGGGACTATTTGTGAAAAAGTCTAAGTAAAAGAAAGCACTTGAGTAAAATCTTTTTAGGAAGAGTAAATCAATCATGAAAAATGACTCTTCTTTTAGggaatttaattaagttaaaccaaactaaaaTTAACATCTAAGTAagcataaataattaaattattacaatccaaataaaataatagtaactCAAAAAGCTTTGGGTTTTAGCCCAAAACTCTAAACAAAATCTGAAAATCTATCtcaacacttagtttctgtacacctggactaagttgttgggccACCTGCATTTTGGACCTTTAGCCCATTTCGTTTCTGTGTACACTTGTTGTATACTCAGTGTATATTGGTATTTGTAGTCACTTTTTCAACCGTATTTTCTGTATATAGATCGTATACAGCCTATTTTTCTCCTTTGAAATCTATTTTTCGGCTTCATTCACTATAATATCGACTTTCAAAATATGTACTTCATTTCCCAAAACTGATTGATTGTCAAGGCTGACTCAAAAGGTTGAGTTTGGGCCTCAGTCGCCCAACTCAGATGCAAAGGGATGAGAAAATCCACAAGGGACTCGGGTGGAATCACAAGCaacaaaagaaacaaaggatattaCTAAAAGAAACATACATTCATGATAAGATTAATCTAACAAATCCTTAAACAAACTCAATCAAGTACATAAGCATACTACATTGAAGCTATTTCCAGTAACCgaagaaagtcaaaaaaaaagttaggatgTGCATTTATGCCAACTTAATTCTTATAACAATAATCAAACTAAACCTATTTATCCATCAAATTGTTCCAAAAATCAGTGACTTAACAAATATTCTCTCTTTAAAAGTGATTTCAAATATTACTCAAACTATGATTATCAAATAACCCAAATACATAATAGGATAGCAAACAAAATCTCGAATCGACAACCACAATCAAACAATTGAACattgaaataaagaaattttaCTCTAAAGGCAATtaaattaggaaaaaaaagaacacATTACTGTGATCAGTCAATATTTAGAACACCTATTTTTTCATTCATATCTAAGAAAATTAGGCAAAATTATCGACTAATACAGTACCTTGATTTGTGTAGGAAACAAACAAACAGAATGCTAATTTAGAGACAAAGGAAACAAACTAGAACATGTCACATTAAAATATGAgcaatttgaaatatcaaagcTAAAGTCACAGTAGAACTAGATGGCAACAAGCTAGCTTCAATTataaaaaacaacaaacaatagATAACAAACCACTCACTAATATTTCTAATGGCTATGTATCAGGACATCAAAGTCATAATGAAATCTAGCAAAATATGAGCAATGTCCAACATAATTGAATCCCATAGTAGGACAACATTCGAATTAGAATGCTAGTAATATGGTCAAACACCTATCCTTCATAGTAGAGCAAACCAAAGACAATCTCATTCAAATGACAAGCATTTAAGCACGTAAAAGGTGCACACTTGCAGGAGAATTGATACAAAATGAAAAAGATTATAGCTAGATTTCCTCTTGTAGTGACTGATGATGCACTTTTATACCAGTAAACACATTTTTGGAATTCAACGATAAACTCAGGTAGCATTTGGACgaaattatgaaattgaatCGTAGAAACTCCAGAACACCTAGGACTACATATTTAAATGATACGTGAAGCGAGAACTCATACAAACTTAGTAAAAATCTGAATTAAGGCAATTATTAACACAAAATCAGAGTCGTAAATAAGCATTTTTTGATTAAATATAAAGGAGAAGAGGGAATTTTATCAGTAGCTACACAGGATAAAGATATGAAGAGACATTCACTTAAAGAAATCCAAATATTAGATAGGTTTGACAAGTtatcaaaacaaaacaaaggTTGGACAGTGtcatcaaacaaaaaaaataaatttgttccTAGCAACTCTAACCTATTCATAATCAAATCTAAAGTAACTGAACTGTAACAATTAAGTTTTAACAAAGTGAGTTGCTACTGCCTCATTCAAACAAATAAACACCATAGAAATCATACCAGATAAACATTATTTTTCAAAGAGATCAAAAGAACAGCAAATCGTCTTAAGGCGACACATTTGATGATTTCAAACTCATACATACTAAAATTGCTTCGTTCCAACTCTATTATCAAACCCAATTTCAAGTCACGAGCAACTAACATTCTGTAATTATCCGAATATTAAACATCATAAAGCCATACTTAGACAGTAAACACAGCGTATAACATGAGCTCACTAGATAAATTTTAAAGTAACACATGAAACATATAATCGCCGATCAGTTATGAATCAGAACGAAGAAGATTTTACGACTACTTAGCACTCCAGTGAAGAACACAATGCATATCACTAATCTGGATTCAAACTGTAATTTTATATGATTTAGAGAAtaagaagaattgaagaaagGTTCTTGATGaacataataataagaagaagaaagatgaaCAGAGAGATGATCAATGGAGAAAAGAGAAATTCTCATTATTGTGTAATTTCATGTGTTAAGTTTTAGCTGTacatgtgtgtgtgtgtgtgtgtatatatatatatatatatatatattcttttaatttaacCAATTCCAACTAACTTTAGGAATGATTAATtaataactaattaattaactaactaactaatgACTCAAATAGTAAATTACA
Protein-coding sequences here:
- the LOC129891949 gene encoding 2-alkenal reductase (NADP(+)-dependent)-like isoform X1, whose amino-acid sequence is MATAEVESREWYVASYAPTGVPNSDHLKLRIVTLSDSIPDDHVAFKILYVSIDPYMRTQLSGLHDGLSLPQIPLGQVIRALGIGKVIRSKDAKFSEGEIVLSPFCPVAEFGVMPSNLLQKVNGVASLPDHLSCLGMPGITAWVGIEKIGNAKAGSNVYISAAAGGVGIIAGQLAKVKGCRVVGSVGSDDKVKLLKEECGYDEAFNYRIEKDYDVALTKYFPDGIDVYFDNVGGKMLEAVLNHVNHGARIALCGMISEYNKVWTEREGIRNLLNMVGKEVMMKGFMVGSYYNHFEEFVKEMEVHLKEGKIKSKHKIYNGIESFLESLTSLFSSSNLGKVILQVTP
- the LOC129891949 gene encoding (+)-pulegone reductase-like isoform X2; this encodes MAFTIVIRALGIGKVIRSKDAKFSEGEIVLSPFCPVAEFGVMPSNLLQKVNGVASLPDHLSCLGMPGITAWVGIEKIGNAKAGSNVYISAAAGGVGIIAGQLAKVKGCRVVGSVGSDDKVKLLKEECGYDEAFNYRIEKDYDVALTKYFPDGIDVYFDNVGGKMLEAVLNHVNHGARIALCGMISEYNKVWTEREGIRNLLNMVGKEVMMKGFMVGSYYNHFEEFVKEMEVHLKEGKIKSKHKIYNGIESFLESLTSLFSSSNLGKVILQVTP